In Terriglobus sp. TAA 43, a single window of DNA contains:
- a CDS encoding uroporphyrinogen-III synthase produces MAPRVLVTRAPHQASALGDALAAHGLRVASVPTIALAPPSDEYATLDRVLIRLDEFDWILFTSANAVAVFAERLEDEAVPLTCGIASIGAATSKALRDAGFPVRLQAQTAIAESLAKSLLPHARGASMLLVRAEQGRDVLIEILEEAGAEVTLAPAYRTVIPTESVERLKRELPTVDAITFTSSSSVQNLFALLHAAGLSLPKEMVLASIGPITTASLKEQGLRPTVEAREATVISLASAVATALRHRG; encoded by the coding sequence TTGGCTCCCCGCGTTCTGGTCACTCGCGCCCCGCATCAGGCCTCGGCATTGGGCGATGCGTTGGCCGCTCATGGCCTGCGCGTGGCATCCGTACCCACCATCGCGCTTGCACCTCCCAGTGATGAATACGCCACGCTCGACCGCGTTCTTATTCGCTTGGATGAGTTCGATTGGATACTCTTCACCTCTGCGAATGCGGTCGCTGTCTTTGCTGAGCGGCTTGAGGACGAAGCTGTGCCGTTAACCTGTGGCATTGCTAGCATTGGCGCCGCCACCAGCAAAGCGCTGCGCGATGCAGGCTTTCCCGTACGCCTGCAGGCGCAGACGGCGATTGCGGAGTCCCTCGCGAAGTCGCTGTTGCCACACGCACGTGGTGCCTCCATGCTGTTGGTGCGCGCCGAGCAGGGAAGAGACGTCCTGATCGAAATACTCGAAGAGGCTGGCGCAGAAGTGACTCTGGCCCCCGCCTATCGCACGGTGATTCCTACGGAATCGGTGGAGCGGTTGAAGCGCGAACTGCCCACGGTAGACGCCATCACCTTCACCAGTTCGTCGTCAGTGCAGAATCTGTTCGCTCTGTTGCACGCCGCCGGTTTGTCTCTTCCAAAAGAGATGGTGCTGGCGTCCATCGGTCCCATCACCACCGCATCGCTCAAGGAGCAGGGACTGAGGCCTACGGTAGAGGCACGAGAGGCTACTGTCATATCGCTGGCTTCTGCCGTTGCGACGGCGCTTCGGCATCGCGGCTAA
- a CDS encoding sigma-70 family RNA polymerase sigma factor — MNVNAVKSVSASFVDASGMVSSSGGYGTSHSVAAAMPVTTQFDTLLEHRAQFLTFLERRLHDRNKAEDILQAAYIRALEHEGNVQEHESVVGWFYRVLRNAVIDSYRRNSVENEGLAVLAREMEDAATPPVDLRDEVCLCLKSAVDSLSPDYADLLREVDLADEPLAAYAQKRDLTSNNAAVRAHRARAALRKALIRSCGACAEHHCENCTCKRC, encoded by the coding sequence ATGAATGTCAATGCGGTGAAGTCTGTGTCTGCGTCATTTGTGGATGCAAGCGGAATGGTTAGTTCCTCAGGCGGCTACGGAACATCTCATTCTGTAGCCGCTGCCATGCCCGTAACGACACAATTCGACACGCTGCTGGAACACCGTGCGCAGTTTCTTACCTTTCTGGAGCGTCGTCTGCACGACCGCAACAAGGCAGAAGACATTCTGCAGGCGGCCTATATTCGTGCGCTGGAACACGAAGGCAACGTGCAGGAGCACGAGTCCGTTGTGGGCTGGTTTTATCGTGTTCTGCGCAACGCGGTGATTGATTCCTATCGCCGAAACAGCGTGGAGAACGAAGGTCTCGCGGTGTTAGCGAGAGAGATGGAAGATGCCGCCACGCCGCCTGTCGACCTTCGCGATGAGGTATGTCTCTGCTTGAAATCCGCGGTGGATTCGCTGTCGCCTGACTACGCGGATCTGTTGCGCGAGGTGGATCTGGCAGACGAGCCGCTTGCCGCCTATGCGCAGAAGAGAGATCTGACCAGCAACAACGCCGCGGTGCGAGCGCATCGTGCGCGTGCGGCGTTGCGCAAGGCGCTGATTCGTTCCTGTGGAGCCTGCGCCGAACATCACTGCGAAAACTGCACCTGCAAACGCTGCTAA
- a CDS encoding menaquinone biosynthesis family protein, with the protein MSTTTTGVQEIKVAHSPDSDDAFMFYGLATNKVRVPGYKFTHVLTDIETLNQRAIHDPYYDVTAISFHAYPYLQDEYALMACGGSVGEGYGPMIVAPRKYTTDEVKKLKIAVPGELTTAFLTLRLFHPEVAYEVVPFDQIIPRVVSGEFEAGLIIHEGQLTYGDNGLHKILDMGQWWREQTDGLPLPLGGNAIRRSLGPESMHIATQALRDSIQHALDHRPQALEYAMQFARDLDPNLANKFVGMYVNERTLNYGDDGREAIKKLLDMGYERGVIPHKAKVDFID; encoded by the coding sequence ATGAGCACCACCACGACAGGCGTACAAGAGATCAAGGTGGCCCACAGCCCCGACTCCGACGACGCATTCATGTTTTACGGCCTTGCAACGAACAAGGTCCGCGTCCCCGGCTACAAGTTCACCCACGTTCTTACGGACATTGAAACGCTGAACCAGCGCGCCATTCATGATCCGTACTACGACGTGACGGCCATCAGTTTCCACGCCTATCCCTACCTGCAGGACGAGTACGCCCTGATGGCTTGCGGCGGCTCTGTGGGCGAGGGCTACGGCCCCATGATCGTGGCTCCGCGCAAGTACACCACGGACGAAGTGAAGAAGCTGAAGATCGCTGTTCCGGGCGAACTGACCACAGCGTTTCTGACGCTGCGCCTCTTCCATCCGGAAGTGGCGTACGAGGTCGTTCCGTTCGACCAGATCATTCCGCGCGTGGTTTCTGGCGAATTCGAAGCCGGCCTGATCATTCACGAAGGCCAGCTCACCTACGGCGACAACGGCCTGCACAAGATTCTGGACATGGGCCAGTGGTGGCGCGAACAGACCGACGGTTTGCCCCTGCCGCTGGGTGGCAATGCCATCCGCCGTTCGCTGGGACCGGAATCCATGCACATTGCCACACAGGCTCTGCGCGACTCCATTCAGCATGCGCTGGATCATCGCCCGCAGGCGCTGGAATACGCGATGCAGTTTGCGCGTGATCTGGATCCGAACCTGGCCAACAAGTTCGTGGGCATGTATGTGAACGAGCGCACCCTGAACTACGGCGACGATGGCCGCGAAGCCATCAAGAAGCTGTTGGACATGGGCTATGAGCGCGGCGTGATTCCGCACAAGGCCAAGGTCGATTTCATCGACTAA
- a CDS encoding biotin transporter BioY, with translation MSRISLSSLRPAIAGESRSVSFVLQALAVVAASLFIALCAHISVPLPFTPVPFTLQPFAVILVGMLMGPTAGFAALALYLAEGAAGMPVFTTVGLPGVARLLGPTGGYLFAYPLAAAIAGIPAALRSRRYLSFAAAGAATMLLVYACGAAWFSVSLHVPFSTALGSAVTPFALADTIKVLAAAGMATAVARR, from the coding sequence ATGTCACGTATCTCTCTGTCTTCACTGCGTCCCGCTATCGCAGGCGAGTCGCGTTCGGTCTCATTTGTGTTGCAAGCATTGGCTGTTGTGGCCGCCAGCCTGTTTATCGCGCTGTGCGCGCACATTTCTGTGCCACTGCCGTTCACGCCGGTTCCGTTCACGCTGCAACCCTTCGCGGTGATCCTGGTGGGCATGCTGATGGGGCCGACTGCGGGCTTCGCAGCACTGGCTCTCTATCTGGCAGAAGGCGCGGCAGGTATGCCGGTCTTCACAACAGTCGGTCTGCCCGGCGTGGCGCGCCTATTGGGCCCCACGGGAGGCTATCTCTTCGCCTATCCTTTGGCAGCGGCGATTGCGGGTATTCCCGCTGCGCTGCGTTCGCGCCGTTACCTCAGCTTTGCTGCGGCAGGCGCTGCGACCATGCTGCTGGTTTACGCCTGCGGTGCGGCTTGGTTTAGCGTGTCGCTGCACGTTCCGTTCTCCACGGCGCTCGGTAGCGCTGTGACTCCGTTTGCTCTTGCAGACACCATCAAGGTCCTTGCTGCGGCAGGCATGGCTACCGCCGTGGCTCGTCGTTAA
- a CDS encoding septum formation initiator family protein, translating to MLTSKTMQHVAAIRASVCIDKTNREYNGESYSERGHGLTPDLASWIGFSLQKGGIEWDATSCIASHPRIYWMEVETQQKTTRPRGFAANIGRVCEVFYGNRRRLATGAVALLAIMVGYHVVFGKNGLTAYQNKRHDLRDLQTQSQQLEQDNGRLRSHVERLTNNPDAIEHEAREALHYARPGEVIYTMPSDQKAAAK from the coding sequence ATGCTCACGAGCAAAACAATGCAACATGTGGCGGCGATCAGGGCGAGTGTCTGCATAGACAAGACCAACCGAGAATACAACGGTGAGAGTTATTCCGAAAGAGGACACGGGCTTACACCTGATTTGGCATCATGGATAGGTTTTTCACTACAAAAAGGAGGTATCGAGTGGGATGCCACCTCTTGCATCGCGTCCCATCCGCGCATCTACTGGATGGAAGTGGAAACGCAGCAAAAGACGACGCGGCCCCGCGGATTTGCGGCCAACATCGGCCGTGTATGCGAGGTGTTTTACGGGAACCGACGCCGCCTGGCGACGGGAGCCGTGGCGTTGTTAGCCATCATGGTTGGTTACCACGTTGTTTTTGGAAAAAATGGCCTGACGGCATACCAGAACAAGCGCCACGACCTGCGCGATTTGCAGACGCAGAGCCAGCAGCTGGAGCAGGACAACGGACGCCTGCGTAGTCATGTGGAGCGTCTGACGAACAATCCGGATGCCATTGAGCATGAGGCACGAGAAGCGCTGCACTATGCGCGTCCCGGCGAAGTGATTTACACAATGCCTTCTGATCAGAAGGCCGCTGCGAAGTAG
- a CDS encoding peptidoglycan-binding protein produces MRFYTASAATLLLFSTILPLQASRVKRGPTAKHKKTQTATPHQRAMDDSRATQIQTALVKAGYLKEASGHWDAESQAAMQKLQGDNGWQTKLVPDSRALIKLGLGPTSQATPSTVPVALSEGGASTSSDVEAFGGK; encoded by the coding sequence ATGCGCTTTTATACGGCGTCCGCTGCGACTTTGCTCCTCTTCTCCACCATCCTCCCGTTACAGGCTTCCCGCGTGAAGCGCGGACCTACGGCGAAGCATAAAAAGACCCAGACTGCCACGCCGCATCAGCGTGCGATGGACGACAGCCGTGCCACGCAGATCCAAACGGCATTGGTGAAGGCTGGCTACCTGAAAGAAGCCAGCGGCCACTGGGATGCTGAGAGCCAGGCCGCCATGCAGAAGCTGCAGGGGGACAATGGCTGGCAGACGAAGCTAGTGCCTGATTCTCGCGCACTGATCAAGCTGGGCCTGGGACCGACTTCGCAGGCGACACCCTCCACGGTTCCTGTCGCGCTCTCAGAAGGCGGCGCCTCAACCTCAAGCGACGTGGAAGCGTTCGGCGGCAAATAA
- a CDS encoding STAS domain-containing protein, with protein sequence MSIKVSTRQVDGVTILDLSGRITLGEGSVTLRDTIRDLVAKGDKNILLNLGDVSYIDSSGIGELVSAYTSVKNAGGELKLLNLTKKVQDLLQITKLYTVFDVRDDETHAVGSFTR encoded by the coding sequence ATGAGCATCAAGGTAAGCACTCGCCAAGTTGACGGCGTTACGATTCTCGACTTGAGCGGCCGGATCACCCTGGGCGAAGGCTCCGTCACCCTGCGTGACACCATCCGCGATCTCGTCGCCAAGGGCGACAAGAACATCCTTCTCAATCTGGGCGACGTGTCCTACATCGACTCCTCGGGTATCGGTGAGCTGGTTTCCGCTTACACCTCCGTGAAGAACGCAGGCGGCGAGCTGAAGCTGCTGAACCTGACCAAGAAGGTGCAGGATCTGCTCCAGATCACCAAGCTGTACACCGTGTTCGACGTCCGTGACGACGAGACGCACGCTGTGGGTTCGTTCACTCGCTAA
- a CDS encoding ATP-binding protein, whose product MPNTPTTRTTFTLPSTLDTVDRVEQEAETFANRAGFAEDDISNIAMAVREAAVNAVIHGNSYSSDKEVTASFEANDEDLVIRISDQGPGFNEEAIPDPLSPENILRGSGRGVFLMRAFMDEVHFRQLSPGTELTLIKHRIPAQDAA is encoded by the coding sequence TTGCCCAATACACCTACAACACGGACAACCTTCACCCTGCCGTCCACGCTGGATACCGTGGACCGTGTGGAGCAGGAGGCGGAAACCTTCGCCAACCGCGCCGGATTCGCGGAAGACGACATTTCCAACATCGCCATGGCAGTCCGCGAGGCTGCTGTGAACGCCGTCATCCACGGCAACAGCTACAGCAGTGACAAGGAAGTGACTGCCAGCTTTGAAGCGAATGACGAAGACCTTGTCATCCGCATCAGCGACCAGGGTCCGGGCTTCAACGAGGAAGCCATCCCCGATCCTCTTTCGCCGGAGAACATTCTCCGCGGCTCAGGACGCGGGGTGTTCCTTATGCGAGCCTTCATGGATGAGGTACACTTTCGCCAACTGTCCCCGGGAACCGAACTGACTCTTATCAAGCACCGCATTCCCGCGCAGGACGCAGCCTGA
- a CDS encoding magnesium transporter MgtE N-terminal domain-containing protein: MNDQLVRRTSLSSLLGAPVRAHDGVVLGRIAELVVATENSGTHISSLLLTASGRLRGGPVYSVPLQALHLSHTGELHLKQGEERPAPVDIPHASVLLERDLLDQQIIDVHGHKVVRVNDVDLVWEIHDELHRLRIAEVEVGMRGAVRRLLRGLPLNAVDAMAHRFQPRVIPWEFVDLIDRDPARRVRLKIEGDRLSTMHPSDIADILEELAPAEREAVFGSLNEEIAAEALEEVDPKLQRSLLEGMESSRVADIVEEMDPGAAADLLAELPEERSEEILLEMEPEERAEVEELLEFPEDWAAGRMTTEYVAVPEDADVYQAIEALRSYEGDLDTVNEVFLLDQDGRLKGAVTLAKLALSNAETKLIDVKEAHLHTCSIDAGSRAIAEQFDKYNLRSLAVLDHDRQLAGVIYPEHVIALLRAGH, encoded by the coding sequence ATGAACGATCAACTGGTTCGCCGCACGAGTCTCTCCTCGCTGCTGGGGGCTCCTGTCCGAGCGCACGATGGCGTGGTTCTGGGGCGCATTGCGGAACTTGTCGTGGCTACTGAGAACTCCGGAACCCACATCAGCAGCCTGCTCCTGACGGCCTCCGGCCGGTTGCGCGGTGGCCCGGTGTACTCCGTTCCCCTGCAGGCACTGCATCTCAGCCACACCGGCGAACTTCACCTGAAGCAGGGTGAGGAGCGACCGGCACCCGTCGATATTCCGCATGCCTCCGTTTTGCTGGAGCGCGATCTGCTCGACCAACAGATCATCGACGTCCACGGTCACAAAGTGGTGCGAGTGAACGACGTCGACCTGGTCTGGGAGATACACGACGAACTCCACCGCCTGCGCATTGCCGAGGTGGAAGTGGGCATGCGCGGCGCGGTTCGGCGCCTGCTCCGCGGCCTTCCACTGAATGCGGTGGACGCGATGGCGCATCGCTTTCAACCCCGCGTCATTCCTTGGGAGTTCGTCGATCTCATCGACCGCGATCCCGCGCGCCGCGTGCGTTTGAAGATCGAAGGCGACCGCCTCTCGACCATGCATCCGTCGGACATCGCGGACATTTTGGAAGAACTCGCACCCGCAGAGCGCGAGGCAGTTTTCGGTTCGTTGAACGAAGAGATTGCAGCCGAAGCGCTGGAAGAAGTCGATCCGAAGCTGCAACGTTCGCTGCTGGAAGGCATGGAGTCCAGCCGCGTTGCCGACATCGTGGAAGAGATGGATCCCGGCGCTGCTGCGGATCTTCTTGCAGAGCTGCCTGAAGAGCGTTCCGAAGAAATTCTTCTTGAGATGGAACCAGAAGAGCGTGCCGAGGTCGAAGAGCTTCTGGAGTTTCCGGAAGACTGGGCCGCAGGCCGCATGACCACGGAGTACGTTGCCGTTCCGGAAGATGCCGATGTGTACCAGGCCATTGAAGCACTGCGCAGCTACGAAGGCGATCTGGACACGGTGAACGAGGTCTTTCTACTGGACCAGGATGGTCGATTGAAAGGTGCAGTTACCTTGGCGAAACTTGCACTTTCGAATGCTGAAACGAAGCTGATCGATGTGAAGGAAGCACACTTGCACACCTGTTCCATTGATGCGGGAAGCCGCGCCATTGCTGAGCAATTCGATAAATACAACCTGCGTTCGCTTGCCGTGTTGGATCACGACCGTCAGCTCGCAGGCGTTATCTATCCGGAACACGTAATTGCTCTGCTAAGGGCGGGGCACTAA
- a CDS encoding glycosyltransferase — MRILYAGQITSFDSAWYRILALRREGHEVFELNTLDYRQQNPLLQKIEFRLVWGPEVERLNRDILSMAESLKPDVVWADKVLFMKPSTLQRLRKKGIVTVSYMIDNFFGPRRDPGWRLYAKTIPYYDLHCTQRDVNVTDYKNAGARDVIKIQTAFEPTLHFPHDPPYTDARRDRGVSFIGTSYDQRAQTLLRLHADGVPVAISGGPQHWRGPLGKMFDTLYCEGELFQQQYREAIWRSKINLSFLTHSNQDEFVHKSFEITACGGFLLAERSAGHLERFVEDEEAVFFEGYDELLAKIRLYLPDEAARNRIALAGMKRAWSSGYDNDTQVRRIVERVQTILEAKKGGAA; from the coding sequence ATGAGGATTCTTTACGCTGGGCAGATTACTTCGTTTGACTCCGCGTGGTATCGCATTCTTGCGTTGCGTCGGGAAGGGCATGAAGTTTTTGAACTGAACACGCTGGATTACCGCCAGCAAAATCCTCTACTGCAGAAGATTGAATTCCGCCTCGTCTGGGGACCAGAAGTTGAGCGCCTGAATCGCGACATCCTGTCGATGGCAGAAAGCTTGAAGCCAGACGTCGTGTGGGCAGACAAGGTGCTTTTCATGAAGCCCTCCACGCTGCAACGCTTGCGTAAGAAGGGCATCGTCACCGTCTCGTACATGATTGACAACTTCTTTGGTCCGCGCCGCGATCCGGGATGGAGGCTCTACGCAAAGACCATTCCGTACTACGACCTGCACTGCACGCAGCGCGATGTGAATGTGACGGATTACAAAAATGCCGGCGCACGCGACGTCATCAAAATTCAGACCGCGTTTGAGCCCACGCTGCACTTTCCGCACGACCCTCCCTATACGGATGCGCGGCGTGATCGCGGTGTTTCGTTCATCGGTACCAGTTATGATCAGCGCGCACAAACGTTGCTTCGTTTGCATGCCGATGGCGTTCCTGTGGCGATCTCCGGAGGCCCGCAACATTGGCGTGGACCGTTGGGAAAGATGTTCGACACGCTCTATTGCGAAGGCGAGTTGTTTCAACAACAGTATCGCGAAGCCATCTGGCGATCGAAGATCAACCTGAGCTTTCTCACACACTCCAATCAGGACGAGTTTGTTCACAAATCGTTTGAAATTACGGCTTGCGGAGGCTTCCTTCTTGCCGAGAGATCGGCGGGGCATCTGGAGCGTTTTGTCGAAGACGAGGAAGCTGTGTTCTTCGAGGGCTATGACGAACTGCTTGCAAAGATCAGGCTCTACTTGCCTGATGAAGCCGCGCGAAATCGCATTGCGTTGGCGGGCATGAAACGCGCGTGGTCCAGTGGTTACGACAACGACACGCAGGTGCGTCGCATCGTGGAACGCGTGCAAACGATTCTGGAAGCGAAGAAGGGAGGTGCGGCGTGA
- a CDS encoding Nramp family divalent metal transporter translates to MKWLKVWRYRILFFLAALGPGFITANVDNDAGGIFTYSQAGAQYGYALLWTMIPITIALIVVQEMCARMGAVTGKGLSDLIREEFGLRLTFIIMLLLVVVNFGNVIAEFTGIAGALGLFHVSKYIAVPVCAFLVWALVVKGDYKSVEKIFLFASVVYLAYIAAGVLGRPDWHTALVETVKLPDRSLWHDRNYVYMTIGVIGTTITPWMQFYLQSSIVEKGVTVKQYKATRLDVTIGSIFTDVVAWFIVVVCAATLWIHGVRNINVAADAAEAMRPIAGDYAFLLFAAGLFNASLFAASILPLSTAYTVCEGLGFESGLDRTWKQAPVFYWLYTILIAAGAAVVLIPNFPLVKMAVLSQVLNGLLLPVVMYFMLKLINKPELMGECRNRTWFNAIAWITGILVTGLSLVLVWQSVRG, encoded by the coding sequence GTGAAGTGGCTGAAGGTTTGGCGTTACCGCATTCTGTTCTTCCTTGCAGCGCTCGGCCCGGGCTTCATCACGGCCAACGTGGACAACGATGCGGGCGGCATCTTCACGTATTCGCAGGCGGGTGCGCAGTATGGTTACGCACTGCTGTGGACGATGATTCCCATCACCATTGCGCTCATTGTGGTGCAGGAGATGTGCGCGCGCATGGGTGCGGTCACCGGTAAGGGGCTTAGCGACCTCATCCGCGAAGAGTTTGGTCTGCGTCTGACTTTCATCATCATGTTGCTACTGGTGGTGGTGAACTTTGGCAATGTCATTGCGGAGTTTACCGGCATTGCAGGCGCTCTCGGTCTCTTTCATGTCAGCAAGTACATCGCCGTGCCCGTGTGTGCGTTCTTGGTATGGGCACTTGTTGTGAAAGGCGACTACAAGAGCGTGGAGAAGATCTTTCTCTTTGCCAGCGTGGTCTATCTCGCGTACATCGCAGCAGGCGTGCTCGGCAGACCGGACTGGCACACTGCGTTGGTCGAGACGGTAAAACTGCCTGATCGTTCCCTGTGGCATGACCGCAATTACGTCTACATGACCATCGGTGTCATCGGTACGACTATCACGCCCTGGATGCAGTTTTATCTGCAGTCGTCCATTGTGGAGAAGGGCGTAACGGTGAAGCAGTACAAGGCCACGCGTCTTGACGTGACCATTGGCTCCATCTTCACCGACGTTGTTGCGTGGTTCATCGTCGTGGTGTGTGCGGCCACATTGTGGATTCACGGTGTGCGCAATATCAACGTCGCAGCCGATGCGGCGGAAGCCATGCGGCCTATCGCGGGCGATTACGCATTTCTGCTCTTTGCTGCGGGATTATTCAACGCATCCTTGTTTGCGGCGTCCATCTTGCCGCTCTCCACGGCGTATACCGTTTGCGAAGGCTTGGGCTTTGAAAGTGGCCTGGATCGCACATGGAAACAGGCACCGGTCTTCTACTGGCTGTACACCATCCTCATCGCGGCGGGCGCAGCGGTTGTACTCATCCCCAATTTCCCGCTGGTGAAGATGGCCGTGTTGTCGCAGGTGTTGAACGGCTTGCTACTGCCAGTGGTGATGTACTTCATGCTGAAGCTGATCAACAAGCCAGAGCTGATGGGCGAGTGTCGCAATCGCACATGGTTTAACGCCATCGCGTGGATCACGGGCATCCTGGTCACTGGTCTATCGCTGGTCTTGGTATGGCAATCGGTACGCGGATAA
- a CDS encoding M48 family metallopeptidase: MRRLLLLMLLLVAVPLHAGTTPAEKLANDAAQHELDSSPEGGNIPSYSLNAADLVKAQHLDKVGTVLHFATSIWSLVYTVALLALGVVGWMQRTVTSRFKNRWLQGATFLLLFLVITGLLDAPFSVYGHWLSLKYGLSVQSWGSWLGDQAKSAGIGLVIGTLLVMLLFWFIRKFPRRWWFGFWIVSIPITLAGIFITPYVIDPLFNKFEPLQQSHPELVQRLEEVANRGHMNIPPDRMFLMKASEKVTTLNAYVTGFGASKRVVVWDTSIAKGTPDEILLIFGHESGHYVLHHIVRGILESMVITFITLYLGYLFVKWAIRRFGASWGIPTQNDWGALAVLLLAFSLFSFFLEPVTSTLSRTQEHAADVYGMEAIHGIVANPQETARGAFQVLGETSYDLPNPNQFLEFWTYGHPSIGRRAAFSAHYDPWADGYAPKYFPKQ; this comes from the coding sequence ATGCGCCGATTGCTTCTGCTCATGTTGCTTCTTGTGGCTGTTCCCCTCCACGCCGGCACTACGCCTGCTGAAAAACTGGCGAACGACGCGGCACAGCACGAACTGGATTCTTCGCCCGAAGGTGGCAACATCCCGTCGTACTCGCTGAACGCTGCGGATCTGGTCAAGGCACAGCATCTGGACAAGGTGGGTACGGTGCTGCACTTTGCCACCTCCATCTGGTCGTTGGTGTACACCGTGGCGCTGCTAGCGCTGGGAGTGGTGGGATGGATGCAGCGGACCGTAACATCGCGTTTCAAGAACCGCTGGCTGCAGGGCGCCACCTTCCTGCTTCTGTTTCTTGTCATTACAGGTTTGTTGGACGCACCGTTCAGCGTCTATGGCCATTGGCTGAGTTTGAAGTACGGGTTGAGCGTGCAGAGTTGGGGCAGCTGGCTGGGCGACCAGGCGAAGAGTGCGGGCATTGGGTTGGTCATCGGCACTCTGCTCGTGATGCTGCTGTTCTGGTTCATCCGCAAATTTCCGCGTCGCTGGTGGTTCGGCTTCTGGATTGTCTCCATCCCCATCACTCTGGCAGGCATTTTCATTACGCCGTATGTGATTGATCCGCTGTTCAACAAATTTGAGCCGCTGCAGCAATCGCATCCTGAACTGGTGCAGCGGTTGGAAGAAGTGGCGAACCGCGGCCACATGAACATTCCTCCAGACCGAATGTTCCTGATGAAGGCATCAGAAAAGGTGACAACGCTAAACGCGTACGTGACCGGCTTCGGTGCATCGAAGCGCGTAGTGGTATGGGACACGTCGATTGCCAAGGGCACGCCGGACGAAATCCTTCTCATCTTCGGCCATGAGAGCGGGCATTACGTGCTGCATCACATTGTGCGCGGCATTCTGGAAAGCATGGTGATCACGTTCATCACGCTCTATCTGGGATACCTGTTTGTGAAGTGGGCTATCCGCCGCTTTGGAGCCTCGTGGGGTATCCCGACGCAGAACGACTGGGGCGCGCTCGCAGTGTTGCTGCTGGCGTTTTCGCTGTTCAGCTTCTTCCTTGAGCCAGTTACTTCCACGCTGTCGCGCACGCAGGAGCATGCTGCCGATGTGTACGGCATGGAAGCCATTCACGGCATCGTGGCAAACCCGCAGGAGACTGCGCGCGGAGCGTTTCAAGTGTTGGGTGAGACAAGCTACGACTTGCCGAATCCAAACCAGTTCCTTGAGTTCTGGACGTATGGTCATCCCAGCATCGGGCGCCGCGCGGCTTTCTCAGCGCACTACGACCCATGGGCTGATGGCTATGCGCCGAAGTATTTTCCGAAGCAGTAA